CCAGTTGTCGATGCCGACCTTGAGGGCGATGAACGTCTCGGTGTCGGAATCCCTTGCCACCCCGGCTTCGTCGCGGTAGCCGTGGTACTGACCGCGAACCACGTTCGAGGGCTTGACCGGAAGCATGGAGCGGAACACCTTGTTCTTCTCTTCGCTGATGGCAAACGGTTCGAGTGCCGTCGGCGGCTCCATCACCACGAACGCCATCACCTGGAACAGGTGGGTGACCACCATGTCCTTGTACGCGCCGGTTTCTTCGTAGAAACTCGCCCGTTGATCCAGGCCCAGGGCTTCGGGGATATCGATCTGGATGTGGTCGATGAAATTGCGGTTCCAGATCGGTTCGAACAGACCGTTGGCGAAGCGGAACGCCAAGATGTTCTGGGCGGCTTCTTTGCCCAGGAAGTGGTCGATACGGAAAATCTGGGATTCCTCGAAGGTTTCGTGCACGAAGTCGTTGAGCGCCACCGCACTGGCCAGATCGGTGCCGAACGGTTTCTCCATCACCACCCGTGAACGTTCGACGAGTTTCGCGTCGCGCAACATGGTGATCACCGCGCGCGCGGCCTTGGGCGGCACCGACAGGTAATGCAATCGCCGGGTGTTGGTGCCCAGGTTGGCCTCCGCCTCGGCCACGGCGGCGGCCAGCGCTTCGGGTCCGGCCCCCTGCGGGACGTAGGTGAGGAGGTTCGCGAAGTTCGCCCATTGGTCGGGCGTGAGCTTGTGCGTCCCGAACGAGTCGATCGCGGTCTTGGCGAGGTCGCGAAATTCGTCGTCGGTCAAATCTTCCAGCGACGTGGCGACGATGTGAATGTTGGGCGCCAGTTCGGACTGGTCCAGGTACGCCAGGCCGGGCAGCAGCTTTCGCTTGGCCAGATCTCCCGTCGCCCCGAACAGGACGATGACATGGGGGTCCAGCGCATCGGAGTGGTGACGA
The sequence above is drawn from the Mycobacterium marseillense genome and encodes:
- the zwf gene encoding glucose-6-phosphate dehydrogenase yields the protein MATAKPQTISYPAPDARPRRHHSDALDPHVIVLFGATGDLAKRKLLPGLAYLDQSELAPNIHIVATSLEDLTDDEFRDLAKTAIDSFGTHKLTPDQWANFANLLTYVPQGAGPEALAAAVAEAEANLGTNTRRLHYLSVPPKAARAVITMLRDAKLVERSRVVMEKPFGTDLASAVALNDFVHETFEESQIFRIDHFLGKEAAQNILAFRFANGLFEPIWNRNFIDHIQIDIPEALGLDQRASFYEETGAYKDMVVTHLFQVMAFVVMEPPTALEPFAISEEKNKVFRSMLPVKPSNVVRGQYHGYRDEAGVARDSDTETFIALKVGIDNWRWAGVPIYLRTGKKMAEGIRIISIAFKEAPRTMFPPGSGVGTQGPDHLTFDLADNSKVSLSFYGKRPGPGMKLDKLSMQFSSQEIETVVDVLEAYERLILDAMRGDHTLFNTAEGIESLWERSEELLTDPPTAKLYQPGTWGPNAIHQLIAPNAWRLPFEREWRDARP